In Thermocrinis minervae, a single genomic region encodes these proteins:
- the cas7i gene encoding type I-B CRISPR-associated protein Cas7/Cst2/DevR, whose translation MGGFTLTVITAKAMSLNYGENIGNVSVLKKVSLGDGTQLTYVSDKALKYDIRRKGKEEKGWKLMDSLIKNYVEDNLENNKLNVDNFGKKLVKDYHEFDLFGGLFTNFDYELSYGDSVKRTSPVKLTYAFSISPFKGDVNFLNNIDAYNRYIKHIEKKDAQAIANNEEHTSHYVYTLTVDLDRVGVWEEGGLVEKKEEVLTKEERAKRVVDLLDIVFTLNRQIRGRWEDLSPVFVVGGVFKVKHPFFIKGVHAVEENGKLFLDTRRLEDAKKLVPEEDRDNVVIGLHAGVFGNEEDIKNLGATSIGDALERLKAQVRKHYGVS comes from the coding sequence ATGGGTGGTTTTACACTTACGGTAATAACAGCTAAAGCTATGAGTCTCAACTACGGAGAGAACATAGGTAACGTGTCTGTGCTTAAGAAGGTCTCTTTGGGAGACGGCACCCAGTTAACATATGTGTCTGACAAGGCTCTCAAATACGACATACGCAGGAAGGGTAAAGAGGAAAAGGGCTGGAAGCTAATGGATAGTCTTATCAAGAATTACGTGGAAGATAACTTAGAGAATAACAAGCTAAACGTAGACAACTTTGGAAAAAAGCTAGTAAAAGATTACCACGAGTTTGATCTCTTTGGAGGGTTGTTTACCAATTTTGATTATGAACTATCGTATGGTGACAGTGTAAAGAGAACCTCACCCGTGAAGCTCACCTATGCCTTCTCTATTTCACCTTTCAAGGGAGATGTGAACTTTCTCAACAACATAGACGCCTATAACAGGTACATAAAGCATATAGAGAAAAAAGATGCTCAAGCTATAGCCAACAACGAAGAACATACTTCGCATTATGTCTATACCCTTACAGTTGACCTTGACAGGGTAGGAGTTTGGGAGGAAGGTGGCTTGGTAGAAAAAAAGGAAGAGGTACTTACTAAAGAAGAACGCGCTAAGAGAGTAGTAGACCTTCTTGACATAGTTTTTACCCTAAACAGACAGATAAGGGGAAGGTGGGAAGATCTTTCTCCAGTATTTGTAGTAGGAGGAGTATTCAAGGTAAAACATCCCTTCTTTATAAAAGGCGTCCATGCTGTAGAGGAAAATGGAAAACTTTTCCTGGACACAAGAAGGCTGGAAGATGCCAAAAAGCTAGTTCCCGAAGAAGACAGGGATAATGTGGTCATAGGTCTTCACGCAGGTGTATTTGGTAACGAAGAGGACATAAAAAACTTAGGTGCTACTTCCATAGGTGATGCCCTGGAGAGGTTAAAAGCTCAGGTGAGGAAGCACTATGGAGTGTCTTAA